From candidate division KSB1 bacterium, the proteins below share one genomic window:
- a CDS encoding efflux RND transporter permease subunit produces MESLFRFFIERHIVANLFTGGVIIFGLATLTFINRDQYPAVDFGRLFITTYYPGASAEEVELNVTNKIEEELKSVTDVKEVTSISMENSSFMEVTIEPNVQDLNEVVDEIREAVARVSDLPPEVTEAPLITELKTSIFPIIEVGLSGNLPYPALREHARLFEKKLKNIKGVARVKRYGYRAREIKIEVSPALMNRYQLPLREIIMAIRARTMSARGGSIESYTDEKNIVMLSEFSNPLEVGNVIVRSTFEGPNVKVKDLAIIKDDFEEERIMSRMDRKAVISFVVLKSEGADVIRTVDAIKDLIEVERKNLLDEVEILYSSDVSKYVRSKFDIVLSNGIIGLLLVVLMLAFFLDLRTAFWVALGIPVAMLGVIFLLPVFGTYLDGITLSAMILVLGIIVDDGIIISENIYRRWELGDSPLDAAVNGINEVFRPVLTTILTTFLAFAPMFFMPGLMGKFIYVIPLTVSLALLISLGEIVIALPAHLVPGMQKLKAKSGRSTGRSWFDPVRNSFERISFHLLRWRYLLVLLAIVLLAGSLWYAKNVMHFVLFPTKGAEQFFITLELPTGTSLQATSDQTKKVEEMLSDLPKVDLASFVTRLGRYGDSVDIVSENYAFIYVNLTPFSERERTADEIVEGLRRQIDDLDVFRTTSFRIEVGGPRVGKPVVVRIVGSDDALRKTLADSVYAFLQTIPGVKDVQRDDKVGKKQVDIKPNYDKLARLGLTAADIAQTVRIAYDGEVVTSIRYGEEDVNFRVVLQEKARKSLSYLRRLTVPNRQGRLIPLKDVTRLNIVPGPAEFRHYEGERSITVSADLFQQETTALAAAQQVLAHFNLDKEYPGLQLVIGGKAQEQQESLAGLLLTFGIAIIGIYFLLVLLFNSMTMPFMVLVAVPFGIIGVIWAFVLHGEPFSFLGILGAVGLVGVVVNDSLVLVSHVNQLRKDKPNEGIRKIVAEGTADRLRAIIMTTLTTVAGLVPLVYGLGGQDAYMSPMALALGYGLLFSTPLTLVLVPCLYVVGYDLDSLLKSVKARLMPGRYQQIKAFPESSLIRDERQGKEEIDSNEVADLAALDFPERKTELVAQDTPDTSQPGVSERALEESPTIELKNPYLNRVMIRNIDDFYGRKSEVKKICARIGASRPQSISIVGERRIGKSSLLHYIYHPENRTKYLRHVNDYLFIFIDFQEKQQIDIPQFLEFIIKSLLRECKKDLDLDSNLQPDYQDFKKLVSALDQNGLKIIMIFDEFEVVTKNPNFDMEFFSFFRSIANNFNIAYIVSSGKNLQDLCHSSEISYSPFFNIFSNITLSQLRENEAIELISTPSSACGGPLKPYAPFIIDVAGYYPFFIQIACAILFEYVSSGENIDEAILDKVREEFLDEAKVHFQQIWDICDEDQREVFLCLSHGKRLHKSQEYILSRLVKAGYIKVQDEQSLIFSSLFQEFVLEKYGAQKQAAKKKKFLF; encoded by the coding sequence ATGGAATCCCTCTTTAGATTCTTCATTGAACGACATATTGTGGCGAATCTTTTTACCGGCGGCGTCATCATCTTTGGACTGGCAACCTTAACGTTCATTAACCGTGATCAATACCCCGCCGTCGATTTCGGCCGACTGTTTATTACCACCTATTATCCCGGGGCCTCAGCTGAGGAAGTGGAGCTCAACGTTACCAACAAGATTGAGGAAGAGTTAAAGAGTGTCACCGATGTCAAGGAAGTGACATCGATCTCGATGGAGAATAGCTCATTCATGGAAGTCACTATCGAGCCCAATGTGCAGGATCTGAATGAGGTTGTAGATGAGATCCGAGAGGCGGTTGCCCGCGTGTCAGACTTGCCCCCGGAAGTAACCGAAGCACCGTTGATCACCGAGCTAAAGACTTCCATTTTTCCCATCATTGAGGTCGGACTCTCCGGCAACCTTCCTTATCCAGCACTCCGCGAGCACGCGCGTCTTTTTGAGAAAAAACTGAAAAACATCAAGGGTGTGGCGCGGGTAAAGCGATATGGTTATCGCGCTCGCGAAATCAAAATTGAAGTTTCTCCTGCTTTGATGAATCGCTATCAGCTGCCATTGCGCGAAATCATTATGGCCATCCGGGCACGAACGATGAGCGCTCGCGGCGGCTCGATAGAATCGTACACCGATGAAAAAAATATCGTCATGCTGAGCGAATTCAGCAACCCACTGGAAGTGGGAAATGTCATCGTTCGCAGCACATTTGAAGGCCCAAACGTAAAAGTCAAAGATCTGGCCATTATCAAGGACGACTTTGAAGAAGAGAGAATTATGTCACGGATGGACAGAAAAGCTGTCATTTCATTTGTGGTGCTTAAGAGTGAGGGGGCCGACGTTATCCGAACCGTTGACGCCATCAAAGATCTTATTGAGGTCGAAAGAAAAAATCTGCTCGATGAGGTCGAAATCTTATACTCCAGCGATGTGTCAAAATATGTGCGCAGCAAGTTCGATATTGTGCTTTCAAACGGCATTATCGGTCTGCTCTTAGTTGTGCTGATGCTGGCGTTTTTCCTAGACCTTCGCACTGCTTTTTGGGTGGCGCTTGGCATCCCGGTAGCTATGCTCGGCGTCATCTTTCTGCTGCCCGTTTTCGGCACCTATCTGGATGGGATAACCTTGAGCGCCATGATTCTTGTCCTTGGTATTATCGTGGACGATGGCATTATCATATCTGAGAATATTTATCGTCGCTGGGAGCTGGGGGACTCTCCTCTGGACGCAGCTGTTAATGGAATTAATGAAGTTTTTCGCCCGGTGCTAACGACGATTCTGACCACTTTCCTGGCTTTTGCGCCCATGTTTTTTATGCCGGGGTTGATGGGAAAATTCATCTACGTCATTCCCTTGACGGTTAGTCTGGCGTTACTCATCTCGCTCGGAGAAATAGTGATTGCGCTGCCGGCTCATTTGGTTCCAGGAATGCAAAAACTCAAAGCCAAATCAGGGCGTTCAACCGGCCGGAGCTGGTTTGACCCGGTGCGGAATTCGTTCGAGCGCATCTCGTTTCATTTGCTGCGATGGCGATACCTTCTCGTTTTACTCGCCATTGTGCTCCTCGCCGGCTCACTATGGTATGCTAAAAATGTGATGCATTTTGTTCTTTTCCCAACCAAAGGTGCGGAGCAATTTTTTATTACTTTGGAGTTGCCGACCGGCACATCCTTACAAGCTACTTCTGACCAGACGAAAAAAGTTGAAGAGATGCTGTCCGATTTACCTAAAGTCGATCTGGCTTCATTCGTAACGCGTCTCGGTCGCTATGGCGATTCGGTAGATATTGTAAGCGAAAACTACGCATTTATTTACGTTAACCTCACCCCCTTCTCCGAGCGGGAGAGGACAGCGGATGAGATCGTAGAGGGTCTGCGGCGCCAGATCGACGACCTGGATGTTTTTCGCACGACCTCCTTCCGCATAGAGGTGGGCGGACCCCGCGTTGGCAAGCCTGTTGTAGTACGCATCGTTGGCTCGGACGATGCTTTGCGAAAAACCTTGGCGGATTCCGTTTACGCGTTTCTTCAGACCATACCAGGCGTCAAGGATGTCCAGCGCGATGATAAGGTAGGCAAGAAGCAGGTGGATATTAAACCCAACTACGACAAACTGGCCCGGCTGGGTTTAACGGCCGCTGACATTGCGCAAACCGTGCGTATTGCCTATGACGGAGAGGTTGTCACAAGTATTCGCTACGGCGAAGAAGACGTTAATTTTCGGGTCGTTCTGCAGGAAAAGGCGCGGAAGAGTTTGTCATATTTAAGGAGACTTACCGTCCCGAATCGCCAGGGACGACTGATTCCGTTGAAGGACGTAACCCGCCTTAATATCGTGCCCGGCCCGGCAGAGTTTCGGCATTATGAAGGTGAACGTTCAATAACTGTTTCAGCGGACCTTTTTCAACAGGAAACCACCGCTCTCGCGGCTGCTCAACAAGTCCTGGCTCATTTCAATTTGGACAAGGAATACCCGGGCCTGCAGCTAGTCATCGGCGGCAAGGCGCAGGAACAGCAGGAATCGCTTGCGGGCCTTTTGCTCACATTCGGGATTGCAATCATCGGCATCTATTTCTTGCTGGTTCTTCTCTTCAACTCCATGACCATGCCGTTCATGGTTCTCGTGGCGGTGCCATTTGGCATTATCGGGGTTATTTGGGCATTTGTCCTGCATGGTGAACCGTTCAGTTTTCTCGGCATATTGGGTGCGGTCGGCCTTGTAGGTGTTGTAGTCAACGATTCGCTCGTGCTGGTTAGTCATGTAAATCAACTCCGTAAGGACAAACCTAACGAGGGAATCAGGAAGATCGTGGCAGAAGGGACCGCAGACCGGTTGCGCGCTATCATCATGACAACACTCACGACAGTTGCCGGCCTTGTCCCCCTGGTGTACGGGCTAGGAGGCCAGGATGCTTACATGTCTCCCATGGCGCTAGCGTTGGGTTACGGCCTGCTTTTTTCAACGCCACTTACTCTGGTTCTCGTGCCTTGTTTGTATGTGGTAGGATACGATCTTGACAGCTTGCTTAAAAGTGTCAAGGCCAGACTGATGCCGGGCCGTTATCAGCAGATTAAGGCTTTCCCGGAATCCTCTTTGATTAGGGATGAAAGGCAGGGCAAAGAAGAAATCGATTCAAACGAAGTCGCCGATTTAGCTGCGCTTGATTTTCCAGAACGTAAGACAGAGCTGGTTGCGCAGGACACTCCCGATACGTCTCAGCCAGGCGTGTCAGAACGAGCCCTGGAAGAATCGCCTACGATAGAGCTCAAGAATCCCTATTTGAATCGCGTCATGATTCGGAATATTGATGACTTCTACGGCCGCAAGAGCGAAGTCAAGAAGATTTGTGCGCGCATCGGAGCATCACGGCCGCAGTCGATTTCTATCGTTGGAGAACGTCGAATTGGAAAATCATCTCTCCTCCATTACATTTATCATCCGGAGAACCGCACGAAATACCTGCGACATGTCAACGACTACTTATTCATCTTTATAGATTTTCAGGAAAAACAACAAATCGATATCCCGCAATTTCTCGAATTTATCATTAAGTCATTATTGCGCGAATGCAAAAAGGATTTGGATTTGGATTCCAATTTGCAACCGGACTACCAGGATTTCAAGAAACTCGTTTCCGCCCTGGATCAAAATGGTTTAAAGATCATCATGATATTTGATGAATTTGAGGTTGTGACCAAAAATCCAAATTTCGACATGGAATTCTTCTCCTTTTTCAGATCGATCGCCAACAATTTCAACATCGCCTATATTGTCTCGTCAGGGAAAAATCTTCAGGATCTCTGCCACAGCAGTGAAATTTCTTACTCGCCTTTTTTTAATATATTTTCCAATATCACTTTGTCGCAGCTCCGTGAAAACGAGGCGATAGAGTTGATTAGTACGCCTTCCAGCGCTTGCGGTGGCCCTCTCAAACCTTATGCTCCTTTTATTATCGATGTTGCCGGATACTATCCATTTTTTATTCAAATCGCCTGCGCAATCCTTTTCGAATACGTCTCCTCCGGTGAGAATATCGATGAGGCCATTCTTGATAAAGTGCGCGAGGAGTTCCTGGACGAAGCCAAAGTACACTTCCAGCAGATTTGGGATATTTGCGACGAGGATCAGCGCGAAGTCTTCTTGTGCCTGTCCCACGGCAAGAGACTTCATAAGTCGCAAGAGTATATATTAAGCAGGTTAGTCAAGGCAGGGTACATAAAAGTGCAAGATGAACAGTCGCTGATTTTCTCAAGCTTATTTCAAGAATTTGTGCTCGAAAAATATGGGGCACAGAAGCAAGCGGCCAAGAAGAAGAAATTCCTGTTTTGA
- a CDS encoding metallophosphoesterase, which yields MERPLRSELKRAFASVGPSPFVGGQRPKSQKKKDLGFARKPMVGWFDPMQLIITAIRALLSIIFGAYADKREIQGSLDRPDLHDYSTEKELWFDYVADIGDGWNSTYTIAKLLSKARLVFNHNGKQVETQRGRFLIMGGDEVYPTPGREAYSDRTVGPYQSALPWVIYEQAPHLYAIPGNHDWYDGLTSFTRLFCQKRWIGGWQTQQSRSYFAIKLPHNWWLWGVDTQLDAYIDKPQLNYFVDIAKKQMKRNDRIILCTAEPSWIYTVTKSPDAYHNIAYFERNVIRKHGGILGLNLTGDQHLYCRHQDESGTRQKIIAGGGGAFLHPPHRIPDALELDEGEFKVKYSRRAIFPSPATSRWLAFRNLLFSFKNWRLSRFLGSYYLLSAWIFQSSSSIYEVSLMQKLMQLTPRPGEIGEVIRTFYSVLIVSPLNMVLLLVLVFGMVAFCDAKRAFLKFSFGCLHGLTHVALNMGLIWLFAYLNLTIWQMTIGNPAHVLLFGAEMFVVGGLLGGFVMGIYLLVANLLLRFHSDTGFSSLSIADYKNFLRLHFNKKGDLTVYPVGVRKVCKKWRFVKEAEAGESWFEPVMDVQTHFIEDPVVIKKTAT from the coding sequence ATGGAGCGACCGCTCCGATCAGAATTGAAGAGAGCCTTTGCGTCTGTCGGTCCCAGCCCGTTTGTGGGTGGCCAACGACCAAAATCGCAAAAAAAGAAGGATCTGGGTTTTGCGCGCAAACCGATGGTTGGCTGGTTTGACCCGATGCAATTGATTATTACAGCCATTCGGGCTCTGCTCTCGATTATCTTTGGTGCGTACGCCGATAAGCGTGAAATCCAGGGATCTTTGGACCGACCCGATCTGCACGATTACAGTACAGAAAAAGAACTTTGGTTTGACTATGTTGCGGATATTGGCGACGGCTGGAACTCGACCTATACGATTGCAAAACTGCTGTCCAAGGCCCGGCTCGTCTTCAACCACAACGGCAAACAAGTTGAAACGCAAAGGGGGCGCTTTCTGATCATGGGTGGAGATGAAGTCTATCCCACACCGGGGCGCGAGGCTTACAGCGATCGCACTGTGGGTCCTTATCAATCTGCTCTGCCCTGGGTCATATACGAACAAGCACCGCACCTGTATGCCATTCCCGGCAACCATGATTGGTACGACGGTTTGACCAGTTTTACACGTCTCTTCTGTCAAAAACGCTGGATCGGCGGTTGGCAGACTCAGCAATCTCGTAGTTACTTTGCCATCAAACTCCCGCACAATTGGTGGCTGTGGGGTGTCGATACGCAGCTCGACGCGTACATTGACAAGCCCCAGCTCAACTACTTCGTAGACATCGCAAAGAAACAGATGAAACGGAATGATCGAATTATTTTGTGTACCGCGGAGCCAAGTTGGATTTATACCGTCACCAAGAGTCCCGACGCGTACCATAACATAGCCTACTTTGAACGAAATGTGATTCGCAAGCACGGCGGTATCCTTGGCCTGAACCTGACTGGCGATCAGCATCTCTACTGCCGCCATCAGGACGAAAGTGGCACACGACAGAAAATCATCGCCGGTGGCGGTGGCGCTTTTTTACACCCGCCCCATCGCATTCCTGATGCTCTGGAACTAGATGAAGGCGAATTCAAAGTGAAATACTCACGCCGCGCCATTTTCCCCAGCCCTGCAACCTCGCGCTGGTTAGCCTTCCGAAACCTGCTGTTCTCTTTCAAAAACTGGCGTTTATCACGATTCCTCGGTAGTTACTACTTGTTGTCTGCATGGATATTCCAGAGCAGTAGTAGCATTTATGAGGTGTCACTCATGCAGAAATTGATGCAGCTTACTCCCAGACCAGGGGAGATTGGAGAAGTCATCCGCACCTTTTATTCAGTGCTCATTGTTAGCCCCTTGAACATGGTATTGCTCCTGGTGCTGGTTTTTGGCATGGTAGCTTTTTGTGATGCAAAAAGAGCTTTTTTGAAATTCAGTTTCGGTTGTCTACATGGCTTAACCCATGTGGCGCTGAATATGGGACTGATTTGGCTGTTTGCTTATCTCAATCTTACGATCTGGCAGATGACGATCGGTAACCCGGCACACGTGCTCCTCTTCGGCGCGGAAATGTTTGTTGTCGGCGGGTTGCTTGGTGGCTTCGTCATGGGAATCTACCTGTTGGTTGCAAACCTCCTCTTGCGTTTTCATAGTGATACAGGGTTTTCCTCACTCAGCATCGCAGATTATAAAAATTTCCTGCGATTGCATTTTAACAAGAAAGGGGATCTAACCGTTTACCCGGTAGGCGTAAGAAAGGTCTGTAAAAAATGGCGTTTCGTCAAGGAAGCTGAGGCCGGGGAGTCCTGGTTTGAACCCGTAATGGATGTCCAGACTCATTTCATCGAAGATCCTGTGGTGATCAAAAAAACAGCTACTTGA
- a CDS encoding FAD-binding oxidoreductase produces the protein MARVEEKALEGIRQIVGTSHVLTDAEDVKKYSTDTSEWLKIPAAVVFPATTEEVAQIVKLANRYKFPIWPFSKGKNWSYGASMGLEAGAVILMLDRMNRVVEVNEELAYAVIEPGVTQKKLREHLDHNNIKLWTDCTDATPEGSVVGNAMERGVGYTPYWDHFGQLCGMEVVLPSGEILRTGGGPENSRTANVYKWGTGPYIEGLFAQANFGIVTKAGIWLMPEPEKFVMFLLDLEKEEYLPAVIDTLRRLSLNRILLSNVHLTNDVLFLSAMQPYPYDRLADGQTYLSAKEMASVREKYLISPWLLSGGIYGTRKQVRLQLKLLKQHLKPYGRFDLLDDAKLKIVGKITRFWRRYKDFPMINSILRSVTSASLEKIEGLPQVYPIFKGIPGEYVLRIAYFKSQTPAPTENLDPARDGTGFVWFSCIVPLTGSEIDKLKELCTEIFHKHGFDFACTFVMINPRCALTLQAIFYDKTNADEAKRAQALRKELATVLLEQGYQQYRTTVAYYDEILNCTPEFQKLANKIKQALDPHHVISPGRYGIGLPHK, from the coding sequence ATGGCGAGAGTTGAAGAGAAAGCTTTAGAAGGGATCAGACAAATTGTCGGCACCAGCCATGTTCTTACGGACGCGGAAGATGTCAAGAAGTATTCTACAGATACAAGCGAATGGTTAAAAATACCGGCGGCGGTAGTTTTCCCGGCCACTACCGAAGAAGTTGCACAGATTGTGAAACTGGCCAACCGATACAAATTCCCAATATGGCCATTCAGCAAAGGCAAGAACTGGAGTTATGGTGCAAGTATGGGGCTCGAGGCCGGGGCTGTGATCTTGATGCTGGATCGCATGAATCGTGTCGTCGAGGTGAACGAGGAATTGGCCTATGCCGTAATCGAGCCTGGAGTTACCCAGAAGAAACTCCGGGAGCATCTGGATCATAACAATATCAAACTCTGGACCGACTGCACAGATGCAACTCCCGAAGGAAGTGTCGTTGGCAATGCCATGGAACGTGGCGTTGGTTATACACCTTACTGGGATCACTTTGGTCAACTGTGCGGCATGGAAGTCGTTCTTCCGTCAGGCGAGATTTTGCGCACGGGAGGGGGACCCGAAAACTCGCGAACTGCGAATGTGTACAAATGGGGCACCGGGCCGTATATTGAGGGCCTGTTCGCCCAGGCCAACTTTGGTATTGTAACCAAAGCCGGGATTTGGCTAATGCCCGAGCCCGAAAAGTTCGTCATGTTTTTGCTTGATTTGGAAAAAGAGGAATATCTGCCGGCAGTGATAGACACACTGCGCCGCTTGTCCTTAAATCGAATCCTTCTAAGCAATGTTCACCTCACAAATGATGTACTTTTTCTGTCCGCCATGCAGCCCTATCCCTACGACCGGTTGGCAGATGGGCAAACCTACCTCTCTGCAAAAGAAATGGCCTCGGTCAGGGAGAAGTACCTCATATCGCCATGGTTACTCTCAGGTGGCATCTATGGAACCCGCAAGCAAGTTCGGTTACAGCTTAAGCTTCTCAAACAGCATCTGAAGCCGTACGGCCGGTTCGATCTTTTGGATGATGCCAAGCTGAAGATTGTCGGGAAAATAACCCGTTTCTGGAGAAGGTATAAGGATTTCCCGATGATCAACTCCATTCTCAGGTCAGTGACCAGTGCTTCCCTCGAAAAAATTGAGGGACTTCCGCAAGTTTATCCCATTTTCAAAGGTATCCCGGGAGAATATGTTTTGAGAATTGCTTACTTCAAATCCCAGACACCTGCCCCCACGGAGAATTTAGACCCGGCGCGCGATGGTACGGGGTTCGTCTGGTTTTCCTGCATCGTGCCATTGACTGGAAGTGAAATAGATAAATTGAAGGAGTTGTGCACTGAGATCTTTCACAAACATGGATTCGATTTTGCCTGTACATTTGTCATGATTAACCCGCGTTGCGCATTAACGTTGCAAGCTATCTTCTACGACAAAACCAACGCAGATGAAGCGAAACGAGCGCAAGCTCTACGCAAGGAGCTGGCCACAGTTCTTCTTGAGCAAGGTTATCAGCAATACCGGACCACCGTAGCTTACTATGACGAAATATTAAACTGCACGCCGGAATTTCAAAAGCTGGCAAACAAAATCAAGCAGGCCCTCGATCCGCATCACGTTATCTCGCCAGGAAGATATGGGATCGGACTACCGCATAAATAG
- a CDS encoding bifunctional 3-(3-hydroxy-phenyl)propionate/3-hydroxycinnamic acid hydroxylase, translated as MTTPDYDIILAGYGPVGTTAANLFGQLGIRTLVLERDDAVYRLPRAGTCDDESMRIWQSIHLSDLLMPKLLPQNLLQFLDGVGKPFLEVRSTDFGYGFHVFILLYQPFIEKTLREGVDRFPCVEVRLGNEAESFSDSGEGVTVVVRDHGTDKVYEVRAKYLLGCDGGRSIVRHQIGAELIGKTFQQWLVVDVKIDDPSKYPSNLQFICDPKRPVVTYPMAFNHHRWQFMLKTGETQEQMEQLETVRALLAPWVDLGDVELIRKSVYIYHARIADKWTAGRVFLAGDAAHLTPPFGGTGMNSGIRDVSNLSWKMALVLRGHADPAILQSYQIERKPHVQRMTRMSVNFGRILQTESRTVAWIRNLFFRLLKFVPTIGRKVRSGEFRPEASFRGGLVASDRQQQSRAARGKLFIQPKVRTTDEESVLLDEVLGHGFAVLGLEVDPRCVITTESQAFWENLSTRFVRIIGATEQPGPEDGLAVVADLESKLAAWFDRFQVNLVVLRPDRYVFAVFNANTASSATQELRQSLFPDGQVS; from the coding sequence ATGACGACCCCGGACTATGACATTATCCTCGCGGGGTATGGCCCCGTTGGCACGACGGCTGCAAACTTGTTTGGCCAACTTGGCATCCGCACCCTGGTGCTCGAACGTGATGATGCCGTTTACCGGTTGCCGCGTGCAGGAACTTGCGATGATGAATCGATGCGCATTTGGCAGTCGATCCATTTGTCAGATCTGCTCATGCCCAAACTGCTGCCCCAGAATCTTTTACAGTTTCTGGATGGTGTTGGCAAACCATTCCTGGAAGTACGTAGCACCGATTTCGGCTACGGGTTCCATGTGTTCATACTCCTCTATCAGCCATTTATCGAAAAAACGCTGCGCGAAGGCGTTGACCGATTTCCCTGTGTTGAAGTTCGACTGGGAAACGAAGCAGAGTCATTTTCTGACTCTGGCGAAGGAGTTACCGTCGTCGTGCGAGACCATGGTACCGATAAAGTTTACGAGGTCAGAGCAAAGTACCTGCTGGGATGTGATGGAGGTCGTAGCATTGTGCGTCATCAGATAGGTGCGGAGTTGATTGGAAAGACCTTCCAGCAATGGCTTGTTGTCGATGTCAAGATTGATGATCCATCTAAGTATCCGTCAAATCTCCAATTCATCTGTGATCCGAAGCGTCCGGTTGTTACCTATCCGATGGCGTTCAACCATCATCGCTGGCAGTTCATGCTCAAGACTGGGGAAACCCAGGAGCAAATGGAACAGCTCGAAACGGTCAGAGCGCTGTTAGCTCCCTGGGTGGATTTAGGAGATGTGGAGCTGATCCGCAAGTCCGTGTACATCTACCATGCCCGTATCGCAGACAAGTGGACTGCTGGGCGGGTTTTCCTGGCCGGCGATGCGGCACACCTCACGCCACCGTTTGGTGGCACCGGCATGAACTCAGGGATTCGCGATGTTAGTAATTTGAGTTGGAAGATGGCGCTCGTTCTTCGTGGTCATGCCGACCCCGCGATCCTGCAGTCCTACCAAATCGAACGAAAACCTCACGTTCAGAGAATGACCAGAATGTCAGTTAATTTCGGTCGTATTTTACAAACCGAGAGCCGAACTGTTGCCTGGATTCGCAACCTATTCTTCCGTCTTCTCAAGTTTGTACCTACCATTGGCCGCAAGGTAAGAAGTGGAGAATTCAGGCCAGAGGCAAGCTTTCGTGGTGGTTTGGTTGCTAGCGACCGCCAGCAACAATCACGTGCGGCCCGGGGCAAACTATTCATTCAACCAAAAGTGCGCACGACAGATGAGGAGAGCGTTCTGCTGGATGAGGTGCTGGGCCACGGCTTCGCTGTTCTCGGCCTGGAGGTTGATCCTCGCTGCGTGATAACTACAGAGTCGCAAGCTTTTTGGGAGAACCTGTCGACCAGGTTTGTCCGGATCATCGGGGCAACGGAACAGCCAGGGCCTGAAGATGGCCTTGCAGTCGTGGCTGACCTGGAGAGCAAGCTCGCAGCCTGGTTCGATAGATTCCAGGTGAATCTTGTGGTTCTTAGGCCAGATCGCTATGTTTTTGCGGTCTTCAACGCCAACACTGCCAGCAGCGCTACCCAGGAACTCCGGCAGTCTCTGTTTCCGGATGGCCAGGTCTCGTAG
- a CDS encoding GMC family oxidoreductase, giving the protein MNNSPHQYDAVVIGSGFGGSINALRLAEAGKSVLVLERGKRYKPGEFPRDVTDVKSLFWRYPKQSDFRGLYELDFFSGIGTIVASGVGGGSLIYANIHIRPDAVVFEDPKWPRLINRASLDPYYDKVADMLGIAPVPADVSLPKRDIFRQAAKKLNRDVFDPDQAVSWQEPGGPDREACRMVAECEFGCQYGAKNSLDLTYLAKAEQLGARIQTGINVMHIEPLQSGYRVHYKDVGTDKAGSVDASRTVLSAGTLGTNKILLQSRDVFRTLPKLSAKLGSGFSGNGDFLGSIQNSEIDLEPWKGPDVTSVMRYFDEAPQFTMAAPSFSQPVMKVLAAMGQPNHGWLRFLSPILWHKMASILIWAFKKGLLSKPGKASMPNAGDPARMTNLFAIGRDNANGQIRLKKGNLDITWNYARENHELVEKMIASMQEVSDIYGGTFAPLVTWTIFKRILTVHPLGGCNLSDSPEEGVVSSAGEVHGYPGLYVADGSMIPSSLGFHPCMTISAISEQTAEAVVESYKDS; this is encoded by the coding sequence ATGAATAATTCTCCACATCAGTACGATGCAGTCGTCATCGGTTCTGGATTCGGTGGTTCCATAAATGCTTTACGTTTGGCGGAGGCCGGCAAATCCGTGCTGGTTTTGGAGCGCGGCAAACGCTACAAACCCGGCGAATTCCCCAGAGACGTCACCGATGTCAAGAGCTTGTTTTGGCGTTACCCGAAACAATCGGATTTTCGGGGCTTGTATGAATTGGACTTTTTCTCCGGCATAGGAACCATTGTTGCAAGCGGCGTTGGCGGTGGATCTTTGATTTACGCCAATATCCATATCCGACCGGACGCTGTGGTGTTTGAAGATCCCAAATGGCCGCGCTTAATTAACCGCGCGAGTCTTGATCCATACTACGATAAGGTCGCAGATATGCTGGGCATCGCACCGGTGCCGGCAGACGTCTCATTGCCGAAACGCGACATCTTTCGACAAGCAGCTAAGAAGCTAAATCGAGATGTTTTCGATCCAGACCAGGCAGTGAGTTGGCAAGAGCCTGGCGGGCCAGACCGGGAGGCTTGCCGCATGGTAGCGGAGTGCGAATTTGGATGTCAGTACGGAGCAAAAAACTCGCTGGATCTAACCTATCTTGCGAAGGCCGAGCAGTTGGGCGCTCGCATCCAAACCGGCATCAACGTCATGCATATTGAGCCTTTGCAATCGGGCTATCGCGTGCATTATAAAGACGTGGGAACCGATAAAGCGGGCAGTGTTGATGCCTCACGTACGGTTCTCTCAGCGGGTACTCTAGGAACCAACAAGATTCTACTCCAGAGTCGTGATGTATTCAGAACCCTGCCCAAGCTTAGTGCAAAACTGGGCAGCGGTTTCTCAGGAAATGGTGATTTTCTTGGGTCCATTCAGAATAGTGAGATCGACCTCGAACCATGGAAAGGGCCGGATGTCACTTCCGTGATGCGCTATTTTGACGAGGCGCCTCAGTTCACCATGGCCGCGCCTAGCTTCAGTCAACCGGTGATGAAAGTTTTGGCTGCTATGGGCCAGCCCAACCACGGTTGGCTGCGTTTTCTGTCGCCGATACTGTGGCATAAGATGGCGTCCATTCTCATTTGGGCATTTAAGAAAGGACTGTTGAGTAAACCGGGTAAAGCGTCTATGCCCAACGCTGGTGATCCTGCCAGAATGACCAACCTTTTTGCGATTGGACGGGATAATGCCAACGGTCAGATCCGGTTGAAAAAGGGAAATCTCGATATTACGTGGAATTATGCTCGTGAGAACCACGAGTTGGTGGAGAAGATGATTGCAAGTATGCAGGAAGTAAGCGATATTTATGGCGGAACATTTGCCCCACTGGTCACCTGGACCATCTTTAAACGAATTCTCACCGTGCACCCACTCGGCGGATGCAATCTCTCTGATTCACCCGAAGAGGGTGTTGTTTCCTCCGCGGGAGAAGTACATGGCTACCCCGGCTTATACGTCGCTGATGGGTCCATGATTCCCTCATCACTGGGGTTTCACCCCTGCATGACCATTTCCGCTATCTCGGAGCAGACGGCGGAAGCCGTGGTTGAAAGTTACAAAGATTCATAA